TCAACACCACACCCAGAAAAATCCTGGGCTTCCTCAACCCTCAAAAATTAATCCCTAACTTATTAATAAATCGTTGCACTACTATCTAGAATGTACCTTTTATTAGCCTAAAAAATTTTAATATGAATCAAATACTTATTGAAAATTAAATTTATTTAGCATGTATAATTTTTTTAGATATATCAGCCATTTCTCTATAACTTGTTACACCTGTAAGATGCATCTGAATATGCACTAATACATCACTAGGCAGGTTTAATAGAGCCGAATCAGGACTATTTATAGGGTTAGCAAAAATAAAGTATTGATGCTTAACTGCCTTTTTAATGGTTTTAAAGCATTGTTCTCTTTCTTCAGCGTTATCACCTGGCTTTAAAATGCCTTTGAATTTAATAATAAATTTAGAAACCGAAACATTAAAATCCTTTGTACCAGATAAGTTGGAAAAGTTAAGCCTTGCAAGTAACCATTCGATATCAAAACCCAAGTATTCTATAATTCTTTTAGTAAATTCTAGTCTATAAACTAATGTATTGGAAAGTGCTTGGTTTTTAACAGCTTGAGATTCAGGGAAGGTTTCTAGAATGTAATTAATTATGCCATATTGATTGCTATTAATAGCTCTTTGTAAACCTAGTCTAAGCATTTTTTCAATATCTAGGTTATATTGTTTTGCTAAGGCGACTTGATAGTTGGCAGATTCTATATAACCTTTACCACAAGTGTTTGCAAAAGTATCAATATAATTAAAATGCTCCTTAAAACTCAGACCCAATCCTAAAGCTTTATCAAGTATTGCGTTAGCTGTTTTATAATATCCTTCTCTAAAATTATATTCTACCATATTAAGAAATTTTTCTTCAAAGAATTTTAGTGATTTTGGATTGGTTTTATCAATTTTAGCAAGAAGCCATTCTATTTTTTTATTTCCAGTTATATTAGCTATCTCATTGAAGCATACTTCCCATAATAAATCTTCTTCTAAAATACCCGCATCAATAGATTCTTGGCAATAGAACATTGCATCCTCAAATGATCCATATCTCATAACCTGTCTAAAATAGGCGTAATCATATGCTTTTAATATTTCTAGTTTGCTAATTCCGCACTTTAAGGCTTCTTTATATAAAAAATTATAATGCTGGCTAATTCCTTGTTCTATAATTTTTTCTAAAAAGTAAAAAGACTGTTCTGTAGTAATTTCTTTTAAACAATTATATTGAGCGCATTTTTGAATAAAAGGAATTGTTTTGTGTATGTGTTTAATGTGAATATCAGTCATGTATGTAGAAATTTTTATAAGTACTTTTTGCATAAGGTCGTTATCTGATGAATAAGCGCTATCTAGAAAATAATTTATTGTATTCCAATCCGCTTCTGTAGCTATTGTACTTATATTATTGTCCATAATACTACTATGCTGTAAAAATTTTACTTTTTGCTCAGGCTCAAGCTTATCAAATATAGCTTTCGCTTCTTCCCATTTTTTTTGTGATATTAAATCTGTAAATTCTTTCATAACTGAGCCTTAGTAAGTATTTGCAGGCTATATTGAGGCAAGTTTAGATAAAAAACAATAAAAAAAGGGAGCTGTTAAAAGCCCCCTTAATTTTACCGAAAGAATCTATCTATTATTCAATAACCTGCCATGTGCCATCAGCATTACGGCAAGCTCTGCCTACAGCTTCTTGTGTTCTGCCGCCCACAACAATCTGCTGTGTGTATTCACGGCAATATCTGTCATTTTTCTTATATGTTCTGGTAGGTGTTACGTAACCATGTGTATTAGAGTCTGGGTTTGCCCATTCATGTGTTTCGCCAATAGGGGCGCTTTCTAAAGTTGACTGGGTTGTTTTGTAATGATAGTTTCTTGACCTATTATCAAGGTTTTCGCCCATCCAGCTGCCAAAACCTGCGCCTACTAAAGCACCAACTGCTGCACCAGCTATACGGCCGTTACCTTTACCAACCTTTGATCCTAATATACCAGCACCAACTGCGCCAATAAGAGTTGCTGTATCTCTTCTTGATACCATTATTTCTCCATTCGGTCCGCTTTTACATGAAGCAAGTAATGATGCTGAAATACAAGCAATAAGAGCGAGTGATGTAATTTTCTTAACCATAATATATCTCCTGATCTATGATTATATTAATTTTTAACACGAGAAGGGCTAGATTGTAAATACTGATTTATAGATGTTTTAATGTCTGAAGGGATATTGGCTAACAAAAGTTGCTGCATTGCTTCTTTAGCCTGCTCAATTTTTAAATAACTATTATCATTTTTAGCAGATGTTAAAATTTCTAAATTTGAAATTATAAAAGGTGTTTGGTGTTTTTGATTATATTCTTCGAGCTTTTCGATAATTTCTAAAATTTTAGGTTTAGATCCTGATGGATTCATATTATTTTGTAATGCGCTTGACACTTTTACATATGGCTGATGGCGTGTATCAGATGTAATAATTCCTGCTTCATAACTATTGCCAATTTCGCTATATACTTCACTCCTAGTGCTGCTAACAATATTGTAACCTGTAAAAAATGAGGCGATAACAAGTAAGGGTATAGCAATATAAATAGGAACAAATACTGAAAATACGACGCCAATCAATAGAGGATAGCCACTTTTTAACAGGTTCAAAGCATACTCCGAGGCTTTTTTGAAAAAAGAGCTTGCTTTACCAAGCGTTGTATTTTGGCTATTTGGCATAATCAATTATGTATATATGTTATAGTTAATAACTTAACATAATTGAATTGTTTTGTAAATATAGATAAAAAAATTAACTATGGTGTATTATTTTATGAGGTTTACTATAAGATAGTTCCAAATATTATTAATATTATTTAAAATAGCTGCGTTTATCTCTAATTCTTTAATGGCGCTTTCTAATGAAGAATCTAAATGCTTAGCTGATAAATCTTTAAGTAAGACTATTGCTTTATCATAATCATGAAGGTTAATAGATAATTTAATATTATAAATCTCAGCTGCTAGCTGCTCATCTATAACTTTTTGAGGAGTCTCTTTAGATTCAATCTTGATAAATCTATCAACTACAGAAGAGGTTAGGTTAGGGTGGGTTTCAATAGTTTTGTGTCTGGACTGGACAAACTCATCTAAAATTCCAAAAATTTGATCTTTTGATGTTATTCCTGTTTCAGAGCGTAAATATAAGTTTTCTAGCTGGGATGTTAAAAACTGATCAGAAAAGCAGCTTGCAGCAAAAATATCCAGCTCAGGTTTATATATTTTATTGGTCATGATTCTTTTTTCAAGAATTCTTAAAGCAACAACAGGAGCAAACTTATTCTCAAGGTTAGATTTTGTCTGTTCTAAAACAAATGAGTCACAATCTTTAGCTTCTTCGCATTTTGGGCAGGTATATACTTCCTTTTCTTTTGCATCTTTAAGCTGGGCTTCTAAGTCTTTTACTTTATTATATGTATGATTTACGTCATATAATCCATAAGATAACGCAGCAAGTATTGATATAAACAGAAATAATTTTATTTTATACACCTTATAACCTCATCTAATTTTTGCTTAAAGGAATTTATATTTGAAGTATCTGAAAAATAAAGATTTTTAGAAAATTTTTCTGGAAAATATTCGGCTATTTTTTTACTTAAACAACATATTATGGGGTTAAATTTAATAGACTCTGTAAGTTTTATAAATGTCTCAGCTGCTTTTACAGAGAAAATGGTAATAACAGGGTTGGTTTGTAAGATATTAATTTGTTTTTCAGATAGATGGTCTAAATAATCAGTGTTATAAACAATAATCTCATCTATTTTATTGTCAAAATGCTCTGTAATATTAAAAGTAATATTATCACCCCTTAAATAAATGCTATTTTCTAAGTACGCGGGGTTATCTTCCAGAAAATTAACCAGAGACTCAGCATTGTCACCTGTTTTTATTATGTTAACGTCAGGGAATTCCAGATAGTCACCATTTAATCCTATAATATTGCCTTGAATAAGCTGGTTGCTATTTTTAAGGCTTTTAATGGCGTTTTTACTAGTGACAATATAGTTAGTATATGGTTTGTGCAGTTCAAAATTAAGGTGATTTACAGTACTTAATGGCAAAGAAAACGGCAAATAATCACTTAAATGCAGGATTTTTGCCGTTTCTTCAAAATCAATTAATGGTCTTGTAATTACTAAATATTTTGCCATTCATTATTTATGCAAATGTCCGACTGCCTCAGAAATATTCGCAAAACCCCTTTCTTCTAATATTTTTGGAAGTTTCTTGCAGATATCATTTACTAAAGTAAAACCTTTGTAAATAAAACCTGTATAAATCTGTACTAGGCTAGCGCCATATGCAATTTTTGTAAAGGCATCATCAGCAGAAAATACACCACCAGCGCCAATTATTGGAATTTGACCTTTAGTATGCTTGTAAAATTCACCCAAAACATAGTTTGACTGGTTGAAAAGTGGCGCACCGCTTAAACCACCAAAATTTACTTTATTTTTAGATTTTAGCTCATGACGCATACCAATTGTGGTGTTGCTAATAATAATTCCATCTATTTTATGGTGTAAAATTCTATCTGCCATAAACTCAATTTGGCTATCATCTAAATCAGGAGCAATCTTTACAACAAGCGGCTTTGTGATATTTCTTTCATTCGCGACTTTGTTGCGCTTTTGTACTATCTCTTCAAGTAATACATTAAAAGATTCGTCGTTTTGTAGATCGCGTAATCCTGGTGTATTTGGCGATGAAATATTAATTGTAATATATTGACCGTAATCATAAAGCTTATCAATGAGATAGGTATAATCATCTATAGCATTGCGTGAGTTTTTATTTTTACCAATATTCACGCCAATGTTGCACTTAAACTCATCCGCTACTTTAACTTGTTGTGAAATGTTTTTGATAAACTCGTAATATCCGCGATTATTAAAACCTAAAGCATTAATTATAGCCTGGTCATCAACAAGCCTGAAAATACGTGGCTTTGGGTTGCCAAGCTGAGAATATTTTGTAACTGTACCGCATTCAACAAAGCCAAAACCAAATTTAGCCATAGATGTTATAATACGTGCGTTTTTATCAAAACCAGCAGCAAGTCCTATGGGGTTTTTAAAATTTATCCCCATTACATTAGTTTTAAGTGAATCATGTTTATAGTCTATTGTTGGAAGCAGTTGGCTCACAAAATCGCTACTAAGCAGATTAATTGCGATGTCATGTGCTGTTTCGGGGTCAAGTGTAAATAATATTTTTTGCGCAATATTCGACGCAATTTTTAAATAACTTTCAGATAGTTGCATTATGGGCATTTTTGGTATATGATTAAAAATGTTAATATTTTAATAAATGTGTAAAATTATGAAAAATTCGCTTATAAAAGTACTGACGATTTATTCTATATTTTTAGGAAATAGTCAATCATTACTTGCATCTAACCAAAGTTTAAATGGCTCTGAAAAGCATGTTATAGATTCCGTACTTAAGAAATATTCAGCGGAAGAAGACTGGTCGGACGAAGAAATTACACTTCAGGGGACTAAAAAATTTGTAAAACCTGTGAAAATTGGTGATGAAGTTGAAGGTGAAGAAGGTGAGCATCAGGAAAAAGCTTCATCCCCAGATGATCCTATAAAAAGTGATGTTGCAGGCATTGATATGACAATGGAAGATGATCATCACCTTGCAAATGCAGCAGATTTACTTAGTAAAGCTTACGAAACATTTCAAATGGGTCATTATGAAGTTGCTCTGATGTTTTATACAAAGGCATTAAAGCTAGAGCCAAAAAATGAAGAAATACTATTTGGTGTAGCGGTAACCCATCATAAACTAGGACATATGGATATTGCTAAAAACTACTATACAAAGATTTTGGATATCAATCCGTCTAATAAGTTTGCCTTAAATAACTTTTTAAACGTTTTAAGCTATGAAAAGCCAGATGTTGCTCTAACAACATTAAGAAGACTGGAAGCAGCTGAGCCTTCTCTTTCGATAATACCTGCGCAAATCGCAGTGATATATGAGCGCCAAAAAGACTTTAAAAATGCTGTAAGATATTTTAAGAAGGCTAACAAACTAGAGCCAAGTAACCTTGATTATGTATACAACATTGCGCTGATCATGGAAAAAACAGGGCAAAATAACTCTGCAATGAGTTTATATAGCCGTATAATTCAGGCGCTTGATGCTGGCTATAAAGCAAATGTAAGCTATAAGGAAGTTAGAACAAGAGTAAATAATTTATCAACTGGTCAGGTAAAATAGAGGCATATATGAATTTGCGTGATTTAGTAGAAAGTGCCAAAACACAACAAGCATCAGATATACATTTGGCGGTAAATCATCCTCCTATGTTCCGTATTCATGGCGAAATGCATTTTTTAAAGTTACCCGCTGTTACACAGCAAGATATGGAAACTATGTTAAATAGTATAATGTCGGATGAACATAAAAAGAAGTTTCAGGAAGAATGGGAACTTGATATGGCTTATAGCTATAATGAAGATACTCGTTTTAGGATCAATGCTTTTAGAGATACAAACGGCTACGGGGCAGTTCTAAGGATTATTCAGGCGAAAGTAAAGACGCTTTCTATGCTTAAAGCGCCATCGGTACTTGAACGTATTGCTGGTCTTCATAAAGGAATAGTATTGGTAACAGGTCCTACAGGAAGTGGTAAATCTACAACAGTCGCAGCACTTATTCATCATATAAATTCAATTTACCCAAAGCACATTATTACAGTTGAGGATCCGATAGAATTCCTCCATAAATCTAATAAGTCTCTGATTAATCAAAGGGAAGTGGGTGAGCATACAAGAGCTTTCTCAAAAGCTTTAAAAAGTGCGCTTCGTGAAGACCCTGATATTATTATGGTTGGGGAACTTAGGGATTTAGAAACTATCAGGCTTGCAATGACTGCCGCTGAAACAGGGCATCTTGTAATCGGAACTC
The sequence above is drawn from the Alphaproteobacteria bacterium 33-17 genome and encodes:
- a CDS encoding dihydroorotate dehydrogenase (quinone), giving the protein MQLSESYLKIASNIAQKILFTLDPETAHDIAINLLSSDFVSQLLPTIDYKHDSLKTNVMGINFKNPIGLAAGFDKNARIITSMAKFGFGFVECGTVTKYSQLGNPKPRIFRLVDDQAIINALGFNNRGYYEFIKNISQQVKVADEFKCNIGVNIGKNKNSRNAIDDYTYLIDKLYDYGQYITINISSPNTPGLRDLQNDESFNVLLEEIVQKRNKVANERNITKPLVVKIAPDLDDSQIEFMADRILHHKIDGIIISNTTIGMRHELKSKNKVNFGGLSGAPLFNQSNYVLGEFYKHTKGQIPIIGAGGVFSADDAFTKIAYGASLVQIYTGFIYKGFTLVNDICKKLPKILEERGFANISEAVGHLHK
- a CDS encoding twitching motility protein PilT → MNLRDLVESAKTQQASDIHLAVNHPPMFRIHGEMHFLKLPAVTQQDMETMLNSIMSDEHKKKFQEEWELDMAYSYNEDTRFRINAFRDTNGYGAVLRIIQAKVKTLSMLKAPSVLERIAGLHKGIVLVTGPTGSGKSTTVAALIHHINSIYPKHIITVEDPIEFLHKSNKSLINQREVGEHTRAFSKALKSALREDPDIIMVGELRDLETIRLAMTAAETGHLVIGTLHTSSAPQSIDRIIDVFPPEEKAMIRVMLSNSLEAIITQQLIRTADKAGRVAAYEVLIANSGVRNLIREGKIPQIFSMMQVGSSLGMMLMRDSVMNLVNNGIITKEDAQRAMNQGEENTEKAKMERATTIF